The DNA sequence GGCCCGCAACGCCGACTTCTTTTCCGATCACCCCATGAACACCCTGGCGGTGGCGCAACTGCGCCGGCGCCTGCAGGCCGTCGACGATCCCCGCCAGCAAATGGGCCTGCGGCTTCAGTTGGCGCTGAAGCTTGTGAGGAACGGGCAGAGCCAGGCTGCCATCCAGGAGTTGACGGATCTGCAGGCCCGGGTCGGGAGGCAGCCGTGGCAACTGTCGCGGGAAACCGCCACCGTGATCCGGGACCTGCTGGCGGTCTCCTGGCTGCGGCTGGGCGAGCAGGAGAACTGCATCGCCGCCCACGGAGAACACTCCTGTTTTCTTCCCGTGCGGGAATCCGGCCGGCATCGGCTGCAGCGGGGCTCCCGGGGGGCCATTCCTGTCCTGCTCCAGCTTTTGTCGGAGGAGCCCGGCCATCTGGGGTTTCGCTGGCTGCTCAACCTGGCCCACATGACCCTGGGGGAACACCCCGCCAAGGTCGCCCCGCAATGGGTCATCCCGGCGGACATCCTGGCCTCCGACTACGATATCGGGCATTTCCGGGAAGTCGCGCCCCGGCTGGGCGTGGATGTCACGGCGCTGTCCGGGGGCAGCATCCTGGAAGACTTCGACCGGGACGGCTCCCTGGACATCATGGCTTCCTCCTGGGGGATGCGGGACCCGCTGCGCTACTTTCGCAACAACGGCGACGGCACCTTCAGCGACCGCACCCGGGCCGCCGGCCTGGAAGGACAGGTCGGCGGCCTCAACATCTCACAGGCCGACTACGACAACGACGGCTATCCGGACGTGCTGGTACTGCGGGGGGCCTGGCTGCAGGGCCTGGGGGACCATCCCAACTCCCTGCTGCGCAATAACGGCGACGGCACCTTCGAGGATGTCACCGAGGCGGCAGGCCTGCTCAGCTACCACCCCACACAGGCAGCCGCCTGGGCCGACTATGACAACGACGGCCGGCTGGACCTGTTCATCGGCAACGAATCCACCGGCAGCCACATTCATCCCTGCGAGCTCTATCGCAACAACGGGGACGGAACCTTCACCAACCTGGCCCCATCCCTGGGACTGGCCCGGGCCGGCTATGTCAAGGGGGCGGCCTGGGGGGATTACGACAACGACGGAGACCCGGACCTCTACCTGTCGCGCATGGACGCCGGCAACCTGCTCTATCGCAATGACGGCCCCGGGTCCTCCACCGGGGAGGACGCCGAAGGGAAGCCGCCCTGGAGATTCGTGGAAGTGAGCCGACAGGCCGGGGTCGGGGAACCCCGCAAGAGCTTCGCCACTTGGTTCTGGGACTACGACAACGACGGGTGGCAGGACCTGTTCGTGGCCGGCTATTCGCTCAAGCCCGATTTCTCGGGCTCGCTGGAGGAGGCGGTCAAGGCCTTCCTGGGACTGCCCCACCGGGGCGAGTTCTCACGCCTCTTCCGCAACAACGGGGACGGGACCTTCCGGGATGTCTCCCGGGAAGCGGGGCTTGAGCAGGCGCTGCTGACCATGGGAGCCAATTTCGGGGACCTGGACAACGACGGATTCCCGGACTGCTACCTGGGCACGGGAGAGCCCGACCTGCGGACGCTCATTCCCAATCAGATGTTCCGCAACCACCAGGGGAAGGTCTTCCAGAACGTCACCACCTCGGGGGGATTCGGCCATCTGCAGAAGGGCCACGGTGTCTCCTTCGGGGATATCGACAACGATGGCGACCAGGACATCTACACGGTGATGGGGGGGTGGTATGCCGGGGATGTCTACCAGAACCTGCTCTTCCTCAATCCGGGGCACGGCAACCGCTGGATCACTCTTCTCCTGGAAGGAGTCAGGACCAACCGGATGGCCCTGGGTGCGCGCATCAAGGTGACGGTCGAGACCGAGGACGGAGACAGGGAGATCCACGCCACCGTTTCCAGCGGAGGGAGCTTCGGGGCCTCCAGCCTGCAGCAGGAAATCGGACTGGGCCGGGCAACCGGAATCAAGGCAGTGGAAGTCTACTGGCCCGTGACCGGCAAGACGCAGACCCTATCCAATCTCTCACTGGACGGGTTCTACAGGATTCGCGAGGGCAAGGCCTCGGCCGTACCCCTGGAACGGCCGTCCATCGAACTGGCCCCGCCGGCCCGGTGACGCGGTTTGAATCTCTTCATGAAAGGGAATCCGATTGGGAACCGGACCCTGGTCCCGCTTCCTGTTCCGGCGGGGAGGCGTCCGGCTCGGCCTCGAAGCGTCCGGCGAGCAGGTATCGATACAGCTTGAATGCAGGCTGCTCCTCGTGCTCCTCCAGCCAGCGCCGGGCAGGCGGCGAAGTTTCCGAACAACA is a window from the Acidobacteriota bacterium genome containing:
- a CDS encoding CRTAC1 family protein; translated protein: MSERFPIAALLSFLVAVSCLQGDLAAEVGPGTRRMASRLAQLARNADFFSDHPMNTLAVAQLRRRLQAVDDPRQQMGLRLQLALKLVRNGQSQAAIQELTDLQARVGRQPWQLSRETATVIRDLLAVSWLRLGEQENCIAAHGEHSCFLPVRESGRHRLQRGSRGAIPVLLQLLSEEPGHLGFRWLLNLAHMTLGEHPAKVAPQWVIPADILASDYDIGHFREVAPRLGVDVTALSGGSILEDFDRDGSLDIMASSWGMRDPLRYFRNNGDGTFSDRTRAAGLEGQVGGLNISQADYDNDGYPDVLVLRGAWLQGLGDHPNSLLRNNGDGTFEDVTEAAGLLSYHPTQAAAWADYDNDGRLDLFIGNESTGSHIHPCELYRNNGDGTFTNLAPSLGLARAGYVKGAAWGDYDNDGDPDLYLSRMDAGNLLYRNDGPGSSTGEDAEGKPPWRFVEVSRQAGVGEPRKSFATWFWDYDNDGWQDLFVAGYSLKPDFSGSLEEAVKAFLGLPHRGEFSRLFRNNGDGTFRDVSREAGLEQALLTMGANFGDLDNDGFPDCYLGTGEPDLRTLIPNQMFRNHQGKVFQNVTTSGGFGHLQKGHGVSFGDIDNDGDQDIYTVMGGWYAGDVYQNLLFLNPGHGNRWITLLLEGVRTNRMALGARIKVTVETEDGDREIHATVSSGGSFGASSLQQEIGLGRATGIKAVEVYWPVTGKTQTLSNLSLDGFYRIREGKASAVPLERPSIELAPPAR